Proteins encoded together in one Myxocyprinus asiaticus isolate MX2 ecotype Aquarium Trade chromosome 9, UBuf_Myxa_2, whole genome shotgun sequence window:
- the LOC127446193 gene encoding transmembrane protease serine 6: MKRFRKCLIALIVTIIILILAGSSSLIWYFVEYRVWVLEPRVIQQYTGSVSILSQNFSNSLSSHESSEFKLQSRAVQNMVEKLVKSTDLSRYFNSTAVFAFGEGSVVAHFWLLLSLPVSHVDKVNMQRVNESLYRELQRFRDTHAEHMCNYDGFLLLLSSLIITETNPKVIDLFQASFDCYRYESVVSMEPVVLEGPNTQRSSCLWHLRAPAGSRLELRVEWLLSECRDRLIIYDSLTPSDSRLITSLYGCSRYEQTVQLLSSADWMTVVWKQGLYNYKDPFSLTTRAWTNQECSYSVVLEKKDGDQGVLRTPFYPSYYPPDTNCTWIFTVPSVVYGLTLSFEGYELNRASYSQTCTQGRWMIQNRRLCGVRGLQPYAERIYLLSTTITVAMMSEVSLTGPGLQVHYSIFNQSDPCPGQVLCNINGLCVSACDGIADCPNGLDERNCVCIAQFQCTEDSQCVDQYKVCDQHSDCREGSDEDNCTHGVPCSDMTYVCGDGTCLKKPNPECDFITDCPDESDEKYCDCGLRPFSSRVVGGADAVEGEWPWQASLQLSGRHICGGALVSTQWVVSAAHCFYDDRLFSPSVWTVYLGKLHLQGNSQSEEAVRVSHIHLHHYYDDETHDYDVALLRLVRPVWVGTLAHPVCLPPPTHQLEPDLLCWVTGWGALREGGAVSDVLQKVDVRLVSEDACVRSYGYTITPRMICAGYRSGGKDACQGDSGGPLVCQEPSGRWFLAGVVSWGRGCGRPDYYGVYTRITKLTSWIKPLISS; this comes from the exons ATGAAGAGATTCCGAAAGTGTCTGATCGCTCTCATCGTCACCATCATCATCCTCATTCTGGCAGGATCTTCATCTCTCATCTGGTACTTTGTTG AGTATCGTGTTTGGGTTCTGGAGCCGCGGGTCATTCAACAGTACACAGGCAGCGTTTCAATCCTCAGTCAGAACTTCTCTAATTCTCTGTCCAGTCATGAGAGTTCAGAGTTCAAACTGCAGTCCAGAGCGGTGCAGAACATG GTTGAGAAGCTCGTGAAGTCCACAGATCTCTCTAGATACTTCAACTCCACGGCTGTCTTTGCTTTCGG TGAGGGGAGTGTGGTGGCTCATTTCTGGCTGCTGCTGTCGCTGCCTGTCAGTCATGTGGATAAGGTGAACATGCAGCGTGTGAATGAGAGTCTATACAGAGAGTTGCAGCGCTTCAGAGACACGCATGCAGAACACATGTGCAATTATGACGGCTTCCTGCTACTGCTGTCATCCCTCATCATAACTG AAACGAACCCCAAAGTTATAGATCTTTTTCAAGCCTCATTTG ACTGTTATCGTTATGAGTCGGTGGTGTCGATGGAGCCGGTGGTGCTGGAGGGGCCGAACACTCAGCGCTCATCGTGTCTGTGGCACCTGAGGGCTCCTGCAGGCTCTCGTCTTGAGCTCAGGGTCGAGTGGCTCCTGTCCGAGTGTCGAGATCGACTGATCATCTACGATTCACTCACACCATCAGATTCACGACTCATCACCTC tctgtaCGGCTGCAGCAGGTACGAGCAGACGGTGCAGTTGTTGTCGTCTGCTGACTGGATGACTGTGGTGTGGAAACAGGGTCTATATAATTATAAAGATCCATTTTCACTGACCACACGAGCGTGGACCAACCAGG AATGTTCATACAGTGTTGTGTTAGAGAAGAAAGATGGAGATCAGGGGGTTTTACGGACCCCGTTTTACCCCAGTTACTATCCACCTGACACCAACTGCACCTGGATCTTCACT gtgccGTCTGTGGTGTACGGTCTGACTTTGTCGTTTGAAGGATATGAACTGAATCGAGCGAGTTACAGTCAGACATGCACACAGGGCCGATGGATGATCCAGAACCGCAG gTTGTGTGGGGTTCGAGGGTTACAGCCGTACGCTGAGCGAATCTACCTGCTCTCCACCACTATCACGGTTGCTATGATGTCAGAGGTGTCTCTCACAGGCCCGGGGTTACAGGTCCACTACAGCATCTTTAACCAGTCGGATC CATGTCCTGGTCAGGTGCTTTGTAACATCAACGGTCTTTGCGTGTCAGCGTGTGATGGTATTGCAGACTGCCCCAATGGACTGGATGAGAGAAACTGTG TGTGTATCGCTCAGTTCCAGTGCACAGAGGACAGTCAGTGTGTCGATCAGTATAAAGTGTGTGACCAGCATTCAGACTGCAGAGAGGGGAGCGATGAGGACAACTGTACACatg gtgttCCATGTTCTGATATGACATATGTCTGTGGTGATGGGACATGTCTGAAGAAGCCAAACCCAGAATGTGACTTTATCACCGACTGTCCTGATGAATCTGATGAGAAATACTGCG ACTGTGGACTGCGGCCATTCAGCAGTCGTGTGGTGGGTGGGGCCGATGCAGTGGAGGGGGAGTGGCCATGGCAAGCCAGCCTGCAGCTCAGTGGGCGTCACATATGTGGAGGGGCGTTAGTCTCCACCCAGTGGGTGGTGTCTGCAGCTCACTGCTTCTATGATGACAG ACTGTTCTCCCCATCCGTTTGGACGGTGTATCTGGGTAAACTGCATCTCCAGGGCAACAGTCAGTCAGAAGAGGCGGTTCGTGTGTCACACATTCACCTGCATCATTACTATGACGATGAGACGCATGATTATGACGTGGCGCTGCTGCGACTGGTGCGGCCCGTGTGGGTGGGAACGTTAGCGCATCCGGTCTGTCTGCCACCCCCAACACACCAGCTGGAGCCTGACCTGCTGTGCTGGGTGACGGGCTGGGGAGCGCTGAGAGAGGGag GAGCGGTAAGTGATGTTCTACAGAAAGTAGATGTGCGATTGGTCAGTGAAGATGCTTGTGTCCGTTCCTATGGTTACACGATCACTCCCAGAATGATTTGCGCTGGTTATCGTAGTGGAGGCAAGGACGCCTGTCAG GGTGATTCTGGAGGTCCGTTGGTGTGCCAGGAGCCGTCGGGACGCTGGTTTCTCGCAGGTGTGGTGAGTTGGGGCCGAGGCTGCGGACGGCCCGATTATTATGGAGTTTACACACGGATCACCAAACTCACGAGCTGGATCAAACCCCTCATCTCCTCCTGA
- the LOC127446198 gene encoding uncharacterized protein LOC127446198 yields MMQILSMNSMKMMMVMMMSLLYSVLADQSLECHNDYFNTFTCVWNTSKLTTSPPVRPDSNCSLNILVKTSRSSEEKTAKLSPDSTEPNIRHATIEFQRTDGTIIPVVWIHQNVRCDNFVNPVAEILKHKARDSVVKVSPPQKVEVDRLNVSWSFGSPKSVFVNYNFELQFKSAAQSWTDIETTAEITDMHLELPEKHLIFHEQYVVRVRVKPSLSNAIWSEWSKEYSWTSEVGRRSTISGAVEFLDWSSFIIGITLTGITLAIISILTILFKCNKNIWFEKIQSSYIPDPSKYFGDLNSHHKGNLKSWLGSVFALEVDSECVSPVEVIKPQDCNDSRHTERISSGLQDKWESSAKSSSFSNSTYFLSQSSTGPRDTLEPCPAHCSYGPVGGDSAPKPGVQCSTVVIHSAEEKDGGIEMESALKRLEQLRQDTQSPDSGFAAGAEDSLEETDLPSPLSLNLLPQLPLDLPAPHPNKLLLSGWERTPLILGPNCLIPAIELDLDLHSSCGLIEPCSGDYMPVKNVQN; encoded by the exons ATGATGCAGATTCTGAGTATGAATTCAATGAAGATGATGATGGTCATGATGATGTCACTCTTATACTCAGTTCTTGCTGATCAAA gtTTAGAGTGTCATAATGACTACTTCAACACCTTCACATGCGTTTGGAACACCTCAAAACTAACAACGAGTCCACCAGTCAGACCGGACTCAAACTGCTCCCTGAACATCTTAGTTAAGACTAGTAG ATCCTCAGAGGAGAAAACTGCCAAACTGTCTCCTGACAGCACAGAGCCAAACATACGCCACGCCACCATCGAGTTTCAG CGAACTGATGGTACAATAATTCCAGTAGTGTGGATACATCAAAACGTCAGATGCGATAACTTTGTGAATCCTGTGGCTGAAATACTTAAACACAAAGCACGTGACAGTG tagtAAAAGTGTCTCCTCCTCAGAAGGTGGAAGTTGACAGGCTCAATGTTTCCTGGAGTTTCGGATCCCCAAAGTCAGTATTCGTCAACTATAACTTTGAACTTCAGTTCAAATCTGCTGCTCAGAGCTGGACG GATATAGAAACGACTGCAGAAATCACTGATATGCATTTGGAGCTGCCAGAAAAGCATTTGATCTTCCATGAGCAGTATGTGGTCAGAGTGAGAGTCAAACCTTCACTGTCCAATGCCATCTGGAGTGAGTGGAGCAAAGAATACAGCTGGACATCTGAAGTGGGCAGGAGATCCACCATATCTG GTGCTGTTGAGTTTCTGGACTGGTCTTCATTTATAATAGGAATAACTCTTACCGGAATCACTCTTGCTATCATCTCAATCTTGACCATTCTCttcaaatgcaacaaaaacatatG GTTCGAGAAAATCCAGTCCTCATATATACCTGATCCCTCCAAATACTTCGGTGATCTGAACTCTCACCATAAAGGAAATCTTAAG TCTTGGCTCGGTTCAGTTTTCGCTCTTGAGGTGGACTCGGAGTGCGTCAGTCCGGTCGAGGTCATCAAACCACAGGATTGCAACGATTCCCGACACACCGAAAGAATCAGCAGCGGTTTGCAGGACAAGTGGGAATCCTCTGCCAAATCCTCCAGCTTCTCAAACTCCACCTACTTCCTGTCTCAAAGCTCCACTGGGCCCCGCGACACCCTGGAACCCTGTCCGGCGCACTGCTCGTACGGGCCTGTGGGGGGAGACAGCGCTCCAAAGCCGGGTGTGCAGTGCTCCACTGTGGTCATTCACAGCGCTGAAGAGAAGGATGGAGGGATTGAGATGGAATCTGCTCTGAAGAGACTTGAGCAGCTCCGTCAGGACACCCAGAGTCCCGATTCAGGCTTCGCCGCTGGAGCTGAAGACAGCCTGGAAGAAACGGATCTTCCGAGTCCTCTCAGTTTAAATCTGCTCCCTCAGCTGCCACTGGACCTCCCTGCTCCTCATCCCAACAAACTCCTGCTCTCAGGCTGGGAGCGAACTCCTCTTATTCTGGGACCCAACTGTCTAATTCCCGCCATTGAATTAGATCTGGATCTGCACAGCTCGTGTGGGCTGATAGAACCCTGTAGTGGCGATTACATGCCCGtgaaaaatgtgcaaaattaa